The following coding sequences are from one Diadema setosum chromosome 9, eeDiaSeto1, whole genome shotgun sequence window:
- the LOC140233491 gene encoding tubulin polymerization-promoting protein family member 2-like, with the protein MSAEVSGEKSEKLTLNQLFQKYAAFGRPGQTKDITSKNFSKMMKECGVMDKKVNQTEVDIIFTRAKADPKVKVLNYEKFLVSLKMIAKSKYGTDDDVNVQKIKSLLSSSTGPSTAGTTKQSVKGNVDHFTDVSKYTGLHRERFDKDGSGKGRAGREYLVEKTGYVHGYKGKDSYTDKH; encoded by the exons ATGTCGGCCGAAGTGAGCGGGGAGAAGTCGGAGAAGTTGACGCTGAATCAGCTGTTCCAGAAATACGCGGCCTTCGGTCGTCCTGGACAGACGAAAGACATCACGAGTAAGAACTTCTCCAAGATGATGAAAGAATGTGGCGTGATGGACAAGAAGGTCAACCAAACGGAAGTGGATATCATCTTCACCAG AGCTAAGGCCGACCCCAAGGTGAAGGTGCTGAACTACGAAAAGTTTCTCGTGAGTCTGAAGATGATCGCCAAGTCAAAATACGGCACCGACGACGACGTGAATGTCCAAAAAATCAAGAGTCTCTTGAGCAGCTCGACGGGGCCGAGCACGGCAGGCACCACG AAGCAGTCCGTTAAAGGGAATGTCGACCACTTTACGGACGTGTCAAAATACACGGGACTGCACAGGGAGCGTTTCGACAAGGACGGGTCGGGAAAGGGGCGAGCCGGACGGGAATACCTAGTGGAGAAGACGGGATACGTGCATGGCTACAAGGGGAAGGATTCCTATACCGACAAGCACTAA
- the LOC140233379 gene encoding uncharacterized protein, with protein MQAVSIPRLELMAAVLAVTMDQCIKGELDIKIDETMFWTDSTAVLQYIQNESRRFKTFVANRVAQIYHALTPKQWRHVDTKSSLADDGSRGLKASELLNNQPWITGPEFLMKEDKFWTAPPEVLQLAQNDLQVQKEISVFATLLRGNMQDLLRRYSSWNKLKRVVVWLLRFKRWLLAKAKGEQTGKLMSS; from the coding sequence ATGCAGGCGGTTTCAATCCCGAGACTGGAACTGATGGCGGCAGTCCTAGCTGTGACCATGGACCAGTGTATCAAAGGCGAACTTGACATCAAAATTGATGAGACCATGTTCTGGACAGATTCTACAGCAGTGCTCCAGTATATACAGAATGAAAGTAGACGATTCAAAACATTCGTTGCTAACAGAGTTGCTCAGATCTACCATGCATTGACACCTAAGCAATGGAGGCACGTTGATACGAAATCGAGTCTGGCAGATGACGGATCTCGAGGTCTGAAAGCATCAGAGCTTCTCAACAATCAACCTTGGATCACTGGACCTGAATTTCTCATGAAGGAAGATAAATTCTGGACCGCACCTCCAGAAGTGCTACAGCTTGCACAAAATGACCTTCAAGTGCAGAAAGAAATCAGCGTGTTTGCTACTTTACTGAGAGGTAACATGCAAGATCTCCTCAGAAGATATTCTTCGTGGAATAAATTGAAGCGGGTTGTGGTGTGGCTTCTCCGCTTCAAGAGGTGGCTTCTTGCCAAAGCTAAGGGCGAACAGACTGGAAAGCTGATGTCTTCATAG